CTTTGGGAGTAAGATAATCCTTCACCAGCCGCCACCGCTGACTCTAAAGGCCCTTGAATCAAGGTGATCGGTGTGCGGAACTCATGGGAGATATTTTGGAAAAATTCGGTTTTTTGTTTATCTAACTCCAGTAAGCGTTCAGCTTGTTGGCGAGTTTTTTGATACAGGTGTGACTGTTGCACAGCGATCGCCGCTTGAGCTGCTACTGCTTTCGCCAAATCGATATCAGATGGCAACCATTGACGTACTTTTTTACCTTCATGCAAGGTAATACTACCGATACATTTACCATCAGCCAATAATGGTACAAACATTAGCGATCGCGCTGGCATTTTTAACGGCAAATTAAAACCCTGTATATCTGAGGGAGAATGGCTTACATTCCCAATTACCACAGGTTCATGTGTCTGTAGCATTTGTTGGAGGATGGGATTCTCTTGTATAGATGATTGAGAATAGGGTAATCTCTGGGGTGATAGGTGGTTATTGTCTGGGGCTGGCGATGCCTGCGGCGGGCTGTGCCTACGTAAACTTTCCAAATGTTGAAAACTGTCATACAAGGCAACACACTCGACAAACTCATCTTCTTCTGTCCACAAAGACAGAACGCAACCATCGACCTGTAAAGCTTGTCCCAGTTGTTGAGTAATAGCCGCAAAGATATCTTGGGGGTCTAGACTAGAGCGAATCGCGCTAGTAATTGTATTAATTAAACTTTCTCGCTTGGCAAGGGCACGTACTTGTTCGTAAGCATAAGCTTGAGACAAAGCTAAGGCTGCCTGATCCGCTACCATCAACACTAGCTGCACCTCATCCTCTCCCCAGAAGCGGGGCACAGAACACTGGTGCAGTGCCAGCACTGCCATCAGTTCTTGTTGGCAGATCAATGGCACAACTAAACTAGAACAAATATTAGCCGCAGCAAAAGCTTCCCCACGTTCGCGCAGTTCGGGAGTATTACCGTGAATACGTTCATCATCGGTTATATCGTGAATCACTTGGACTTCGCGGGTTTCCCACACCGTCTGAGCCAAAACAGTCAGAGGGGTAGAAGGGGAGAGGGACACAGCAGAAGAATTATTTGCCTGTACCTCTGCTGGTGTGTGTTCCCCTGCTTCTTCTGAGAGAGCTTTCTGATAAATAAATCCTTTATCCGTCAACTGCTCATCTTGGAAGGGACGCAACAGACAGACATCCACCTCCAACATGTGACCCACTGTATCTACAATTGCCTGCAAAATTTGTCTGTAGTCTAAAGCACTACGAATCGTATTTGTGACAGTATTCAGCAGTGACTCTTGTCGGAGTGTGCGTGTAAGTTCGCGGGTGCGGGCTTTGAGGACATTGTGAGTATCCAAAGCTTGGCGTACCACAGCTTTAAGTTCCTCTGCTTCCCACGGTTTGGTGACATATTTAAAGACCTTACCAGCGTTGATTGCTTCCACCAAGTCTTCGACATCGGTGTAGCCAGTTAAAATAATCCGGATAATATCTGGATATTGAGTTGCTGTCAGGCTCAAAAATTCTGTACCGCTCATCATTGGCATTCGCTGATCGGAGATGATCACCGCGACCTCTCCCTCTTGAGCCAGCAGATCGAGGGCCGCAGGGCCAGAGGTTGCCCTTAGCACCTTATAGTCGCGATAGAAGGTGCGATAAAGCAAGTCAAGGTTGTCTGGCTCATCATCGACAACCAAAATTTTAGGCTTACTGTTTGCTTGGGATTTCATGCACCGCTTTCCTGCTGCAACGGCAGTCGGATAAAGAATAATCTGATCAGGGAAGGATTTTTCTGAGTCAGGTAAGAACAGAGCATTTCCACCAATAAGGCTCTTTGGCTACATGACTGCTGAGTGTAGGAGCGTTTACTCACGGTAATTCGTTTCAATTGCTTATACCTATTACCGCTTGCTTTAGTGCAGTGTAATTGCTTTCATAGTCAGTTATAGGGTTATAGAGTCGATCCTTGCTAGTCAAATCTTCTTTCACCTCCTGCGAGCAATGTCTAATACTACATACAGCACTCATAGCTAGCTGAAAAATCCAGATGAAGCTGCATATTAAGTTTTCCCTCCGCAGCAGTTGTACTAACACTTGCACGTCAATTTTATTTATGCTAGTCATGGTAGAGTCAGCAAAATTAAAACAATAAGATTTAAAACCAAAGTATACTATTAGACAAATACCTCTTTCTAATTTAGCAATCAGAACTATCATTAAGACAAGTGGTATTGGTGAAGAAGTTAGGGATAGGAATCTGCAATATTCCTGCCTAGTATCTGTACAGCCTGTTTCTATTACTTAGCAGCAAAGTCTTGTTGGTGTAGCGCCAATTGCATAAATAAGTTCAGTATTACAACTTAAAGATGGTTTACAACCAAAGTTGGTTGTTAGTGTACTTACTTAACAATTTTGTAGGTAATGCTTACAGGTAAGTTATGCTATATATCTACCCATTAACCTAAATCTGTACGATTTACAGATTTTTTTGTGGTAAACAGACTGATATACTCCCTATCTCAAGCAAGGGATGCATCTAATCCTACTGAACTTAAGATTGTAGCTTTATGAAGCTGTAACTTCTGAGACTCTTTCAAAAAGACGGACTATAAAGCGCCAAACTAAAGTGTAAAACTTTGTATGCTTATAAGCAAAAGCAAATGAGCAGTCTTAGGTCAGTTCAATCTACTGGGAATATATAAAGTTTTTATGCGGTTAAAAGGGTGTTTGAGGATATTTGAGAAAATTTTCGTTGAATAAAATCAATACTAAACTAGCTTTGAAATATCGGTCTTTTCATCCATACCAGCAACAGCCAATCGATCCAGCCTGCTGCGAATTTCAAATTCGTACAGCTACACCTACTGATTTGATCGGTGTTTCCCAAATTATTGCTGAAAGCTTTCACTCCCAAAAAGGTATGTGGGGATGGGCTTTTCCATTGTTACGTCTGGGTATTTACGAAGACTTAAGGCATCGGATGACATCACCTCTACCCCGTCATATTTGTTTAGTCGCCTTGGAAGCTACTAGCGGTGCGGCTAATAACTTAGTAGGAAGTGTAGAACTGGGTGTACGTTATAGTGATTCGTGGGGTCAGGCTGGCATAGGTTTTCCTTACTTATCTAATTTAGCGGTTCATCCAAAATACCGTAGACATGGTGTGGCTTCAGGATTACTGACTAGCTGTGAAAAAGTTTCCCGCGAATGGGGATTTCAAGACTTATATCTTCACGTTTTAGAAAATAATCATCAGGCAAGGCAACTTTATTTCAAGGTGGGATATCGGGTACATAAAGTCGAATCAAATTGGAATACATTTTTATTAGGACGCTCAAGCCAGATATTATTGCACAAGCATCTGAGTGCTAATTTCAGTATCTGAATTTTTGTAAATTTTTATTTTCTAATTAGTTTGGAGAAAATCTATCATCAATATGAGCAACCAAAGTATAGATTAACCTAATTAAAAAATTAGCCAATGTTAGCTAAATAGATTGATATGTATAACTTTAGATAATTGGTTTAAGTAGATTTTATTGGGATTTTTATTATTTATTCTAAAATAATATCACTAAAAAACTTCACCGAAATAATTAAGTGTTACAATTTTTCAGTTTTAACCTGTCATTAAATAATAACCATTTTAGAGTATTTTATATAGATAGAATAGATGATTACAATAGAATATAGATGTACGAATACCTTATTAAATAAGCGATCCCTCATAATAACTTTGTAATTAAGATATTCATCTTTATAAAAACTTTAATAAAACACTCTCTAAATTTGGGGACAAATCTGGTTATATCTCATAAAATATGATCACTCAATTACTAAGCAATGTGTATTTATTACTATCTTAGTGAAATTGACCAAAAGACTCTTGATAATAAAAGAATTCAAAAATCTGATTTGACATCAAAGCTAGTTACTTTTTGAAGTGCATACTACTACCAAATTCGTTGAAAGTTTAAAAAACATGGATAGCGAACAGCATCGACGCTATCAAATCTCTATGGTATCAACTTATTACCCTAAAACTAGTTTCCTTGACTCTGTTGTCATGCCAGATGGAACTGAGCAATCGCAAGGCTCGGATATCCTTACACGTTTACACAGTGGAGAAGTTTTCATTGTCAATAGTCGTAGACGGAATGGATTAATCCTCTTTAAACGCTACCATGCAGAGTTTGCTGGGCCTGGGGCTGCTGTGGGTGGGGATTACGACTGTGATTGCCAAAGGGCACTGCCCATAGGTAATCTGTCTTTGTTAACCCCCGATTCTAATGAAGAACGCCAGAAGGCTTACTTGATTAGGCGACAGTGGATTCGATTGATCAAACAAATTACAGAAAACCCAATACCTGGGCAGCGAGTTCAGAAAATTCTCGATCAATTTGAACAATACTTTCCACCCGAAATAGTGGCTCTTTTGCCGGATCTTGCTTTTGCTCTTTTGGTAGGTGTGCTGCCACAAACGGTAGGATTAGTACGTCGTTTGGGCAGTGAGATGGATAGCCGATTTAATTATTGAGTGAATTGCTAAAATTCCAAATCGGCTATTGCTGCTTGGACTCTAGTAATCGTGCGGGCGTTTTCCTCTATTGTTCCAACAGTAATTCGCAATCCTCCGCTAATGTGTCGTACAAGAGTGCCGAGTTTTCTAAGTTTCTGGTGGAAAGTTTTTAGCACAGCATCTTGTGAATTTAAGCCATTAGGTTTAAGGCGTAGGTAAATAAAATTAGCAGCACTTGCGGTAATTTGTAGTTCTGGTTGCTGGGATAAAATTTCGATGAGTTTGGATCGTTCACTCAAGGTTTGGGGAATTGACTCCAGTAAGAGGGTACGGTTTTGTAAAGCAACTAATGCTGCTGCTATGGAAAAGCTGGGAAGATTGTAAGGTAAGCGAACTTTTTCTAAAATGGCGATCGCTTCGGGATGAGCAACGCAATAACCAACACGGAGAGATGCCAATCGGAAAGCTTTAGAAAAAGTGCGTAATATTACCCAGTTGGGGCGCTGCGCTAATTCACCTACTAGGGTAGTTTGACTAAATTCAAAGTAAGCTTCATCAATTACTACCAAAATATGTTCGCTCAGACTTCTTAACCATGCCAACTCTGCCGTCGTTAAGCTATTGGCAGTCGGCGAATTTGGATGTACTACGAAAACTACGCGAATGGGTGGATTTTGAGTTTGTTCGATCGCAGACTGTGCGGCTTTTAAGTCAATTTCAAAATTTGTTTCGTCTCTACCCACCGTTACGACAGGAATTCCCAAAGTTTGTGCCAAAATTCCGTACATAGAGAAAGTAGGATTGGCAACGAGAATTGAACCTTCTCTTCCTAAACAAGTGGCGATTAATAAAGAGCGGATTAGTTCATCGGAACCATTTCCAACAGAAATATTGGCAGCAGTATTGGATAGCGGGAAAGCGGCTGATTCATTGACGTATTCTGCGATCGCATCCTTAAGGGTTTCATGTCCACCATCAGGATAACGATTTGTTTCAATTACTTGCTGATATGTCCAGGCTAGTTTTTCTTTTAACTCAGGTGGTAAATCGTAGGGGCTTTCATTTGTATCCAGGCGATCAAACTGTGTAGAGACAGAATCGGCTGTATCACTGCTGGGGTGAGGTTTATAGGCGGTAAATTGGGCTAAATCTGACCGAATGAAGGGAAGCATAATTTTAGTCATTAGTCATTAGTCATTGGTCATTAGTCATTAGTCATTAGTCATTAGTAACTAAACAAAGGAGAAATGACTAAGGACGTTAGTTATGTGAGAGTCTAATATTTTACAACTTCAAGGTAATTGGCAAAAGAGGCGAATTACCTGCCAAATATTTTCCATAACATCACCCAAGGCATGGTCACTGTCGAGTTCGACTAACTCCACCCAAGAACGGCAACGCGCAAAGTCACGACTAGCTTCGATGGGAATAACTTCATCCTTTTTTCCATGCAAAATTAGGGTAGGTATAGAAAGTTGCAAAAATTTTTCTTGGTATTGGGCAGCATCTATAACGAAATCATAACTTAAAGGAATTGATCGCTCCTCTCCATAGTGGTAGACCATGATATATTTTTCGTGCTGCCAACGCTGTACTTCTTCATAGCCTAGCTTGGGCAACCAATGGGATAAAAATCCAAAAGCTGGTGCTAGCAGCACAAGGCGTTCTACTTGTAAATATTGCTGTCCTAAGTGTGCAGCGGTCAAACCACCTAAACTTGAGCCAATCAGGGTTACTGGTGTAGAATCATTACTAAATTCTGCGGCAACTTGAGCGATCTGACGAGTGATTGTTAACTGCGAAAAATCGCCAGCATTGAGATCGGGGATTTTGAGCTTTGTTTGAATTTTGAAAAAGCGATCGCCTATATCCCGCGCTTTGGCAGAATTAGGACTGGAAGCGAAACCGTGAAGATATATATATTGCAAAGCGTAGATAGTTAGGAGTTAGGGCTAATTAAGTTAAGAATTTTAAGTTATGAGTTTTTTTATTCAACTCATAACTCATAACTCTTAACTCTTAACTCCTAACTCTTTCTTATTACCGCATTGTGACAAATTCTTCGGCTGAGGAGGGATGGATACCAACGGTGGCATCAAAGTCTTTTTTAGTTGCGCCCATCTTCACGGCGATCGCTACACCTTGGATGATCTCAGCTGAACTATCGCCCACCATGTGAGCGCCTAGCACTTTTTCAGTGTTGCTATCAACCACCAACTTCATCATTGTTTTTTCTTGCTTACCAGTCAAGGTATAGTACATGGGGCGAAAGCGAGTGCGATAAATTGTTACCGCATCACCGAGTTTTTCACGTGCTTCGGCTTCTGTCAAGCCTACTGTTGCAGCTTCTGGGTTAGAAAAAATGGCTGTGGGAACAGTTTTGTGACTGAATTCGCGGCGATTATTGCCGAATTCACTATCAGCAAAGGCGCGACCTTCGCCAATGGCCACAGGAGTCAAATTGATTCGGTCTGTGACATCGCCAACGGCAAAGATATTCGGTTGATTAGTTTGACTATATTCATTGACTGCGATCGCACTTGTGGTCGGGTATCCAGGCCCTTCGATAGAACTAGCAACAACATCAACCCCAGCGTTTTCTAAACCTAGTCCATCTACATTGGGAGTTCGACCAGTCGCCACTAAAAATACATCCGCGATTATTGGTTCTTGGTCTTCCCCTGATAAAGTAAGTTTAAACCCTTCCGCCACACGTTCAACTGTTTTTACCACATTATTCTTAATCAGCCGAATTCCGTGATTTGTCATCCCCTCTTCAATTTCTGTGCGGACATCTTCATCAAACCCATTCAAAATCTTGTCACCTCTGGTAATTTGTGTCACTTCAGAACCCAAACCGCGCATAATACACGCAAATTCCGTGCCGATATAACCAGCGCCAAGAATGACGATGTGTTTTGGTTGTTCTTTTAGATGAAAAATTTCGTTAGAGGTAATGCCATATTCCATACCTGGTAAATCTGGTTTGATCGGACGACCGCCAACAGCAATTAAAATTTTGTCTGCTGTCACTTTGCGTCCGTCAACTTCTACGGTGTGAGAGTCTAGCAATGTGGCGCGACCGGAAAATAGTTCTACTCCGGCTTTTTCTAAGAAGTTTATGTGTAGTTGCGATAGTCGCCGAACTTCCTTATCTATAGATGTAATGAAATATTCCCAGTCCAACTCAGCATTACCGACTTTCCAGCCATAGCCTGAAGCTTCACTAAATAGTGCGGGAAAGTGAGAGGCATAGACCATAAGTTTTTTGGGAACGCAACCGCGAATCACACAAGTCCCACCAACTAAATCATATTCAGCGATCGCCACTTTTGCTCCATAGCTAGCTGCCCGTTTGGAAGCTGCTAAACCTCCAGAACCCGCACCAATTACAAATAAGTCGTAATCAAAAGTCATAAATTTATGTTCTCTCTAGCAAAAAGTTAGTTCTTGGGAACTCACGCAACAGAATGTTATTGGACTATATAAGGATATCTGGTGAATCTTATGTAAGTCCTGTCCTTGATTTAATCTAGCGTTAGCAGATGTTCTCTGGTCGTAGGGAATATCACTTTTTGCTTTAGTGGCAGTCACTAAAATTGTTTGTCATAGTTCTATCTCAGGTGTCGGTCATAAGCCTGTGCTACTGCATTGGAGCAGCTAAGTCGCGCTAAGTCCTACAGTACAGGACTTACGCAAAATTATGATAAAAAAACCGCGTTAGCGGTTCGCAGAGAGTCTCGTACCCTTATTAGCAGTTTTGTTTTATGTACTTGGAGAGCCAGTAGGGGTTACAGGTGTTGTTTCTGTTGGGGTTACAGGTGTTGTTTCTGTTGGGGTTACAGGTGTTGTTTCTGTTGGGGTTACAGGTGTTGTTTCTGTTGGGGTTACAGGTGCTGTTTCTGTTGGGGTTACAGGTGCTGTTTCTGTTGGGGTTACAGGTGTTGTTTCTGTTGGGGTTACAGGTGTTGTTTCTTTTGGGGTTACAGGTGTTGTTTCTGTTGGGGTTACAGGTGCTGTTTCTGTTGGGGTTACAGGTGCTGTCTGTGTTGGAGTTAAAGGTGTTGTTTCTGTTGGGGTTACAGGTGTTGTTTCTTTTGGGATTACAGGTGCTGTCTGTGTTGGGATTACAGGTGCTGTCTGTGTTGGGGTTACAGGTGTTGTCTGTGTTGGGATTACAGGTGCTGTTTCTGTTGTAGTTGAGGTTTCAGGTTTTGTTGTAGTTGAGGTTTCGGGTTTTGTTGTAGTTGAGGTTTCAGGTTTTGTTGTAGTTGAGGTTTCAGGTTTTGTTGTAGTTGAGGTTTCAGGTTTTGTTGTAGTTGAGGTTTCAGGTTTTGTTGTAGTTGAGGTTTCAGGTTTTGTTGTAGTTGAGGTTTCAGGTTTTGTTGTAGTTGAGGTTTCAGGTTTTGTTGTAGTTGAGGTTTCAGGTTTTGTTGTAGTTGAGGTTACGGGTGTAGGAGTTAGTTGCACAAAAGAGGGGTTTTCAATTACTCCCTCACCTTTTATCGGTGGCTGTGCTTTCAAAGCCGCAGCAGTTTCGGCTTGAACACTGGTGATTGCAGGATCAGGCGTAGGCACAGGACTTTGCCTGTTCAAATCAAGTTCCCGAACTAGTTGGCTCGTTTCATAAAAATTTCTCAGATCAAAATCATATAACCTTTCAAATTTCCCTTTAACTATAATCACCATTTGCCCTGCTTCTAGCACCTTAGTTTCAGAAGCTTCTTTGTTAGAAACTTCAATGCCGCTATTTGTCAGCGCACCCACAATCGTGGTGTCTGTTTGTTGGTTGTAGCGCACAAATAATGCTGAACCACGAATTGCTGCTGCTGCATTTGGTGTTTGTATACGTGTTTGCCCCCGTCCTGGTGGGATGAGTAACAACACAGTCCCATTTGAAAGTTTAAAGTCACGAGTCTTCGGCAAAAATTGAAATAAAGCCTGTTCTCCAACTCGTGCCAGAGAGCCATCATTGAAACGCAAATCTGCTAGGGAAGCTCGACCCGTTGCCACCCCGTCCCCAGGAGTCATTGCGTCTAATTTACGTGCAGGACGTTTCTTTAGTTTATCTTTGGGTATCAGTTGTACTATGTTGCGGAGATCCTGAATTTCTGCCCGCGTTAGAGGAGTTATGGCACTTACCCTATTTGGCAAAGGCAGTACTATAACTCCCCATAAACCAATCACCAATAGTGGAAATGATTTATAAAACATAGTTTGATAATGTGTGAACTTCAACTAATACCAAAAAACTTAAAGATTAAAACTGGTGATAATTGTTGTAACGATTTATTTATTAAAATTATCTTTATTTTTAGTCTAAGTCTAAATTTAATAGACAAAAATGAACCATTTGTTTAGTTTATTTAAGTTTTTATCCTTAAGTCGACATTATATACAATAAAGCCTGCTGCGAATTTCAAAGTTAGTACTTAATATCAATAATTAAATGAAAAATACCTTACATATTATCGATTCTAATCAGACCAATTACAGGGACAAGAAGTTTTAGGGATGTGTTGTGAAGTAACTCTAGGACGATATTTCACTAAAGTTGAGCAGAAGGAATTCTACCGGATTATCTCAGATTTGCAAAAAAATCTAAGATGATCCGAAAATTAGCAATATCAGTTTGTAGTTTCAGTATATACTTACAAGGTTAAGATAAATGCACTCAATTGTATCTTCTGAGTCGGAACTTCTGATACAGCTTGTAGGTCTACATTGGCCAAATGCGATCAACGCAATCTAACAGATGCGACTCAAGAACTGGAAGAATTTGTTTTTTTGTATCTTGTTAGCGTCCAGTGGTGGAAGCTGGTGTTGCATTAGAGTAGATGCGGCAGAATCTGCAAATACAGAGATTTGGCGTTATAAAAATTTAGCAAGTACACAGGTAACTGATCAGCTATGTCAGAAGTTGCAGCAGGGAGTAATTAACTCTTTATGCCAGCAGTCGAGTGAGTCGCAAACTTTGGACTCCCAGATACCGTTAAATCTGGTACAGCAAACACCCGAAACTAGACAAACAGATCAAGACCCAACCGAAGAATTTAGGAATACTCAAAAGCAAAATGACCCGCCACCGCTAGAATCGCAGCCGAGTATTTTGCCTACATCTCCTTCAGATTCAAAAGAGGAACTATTAAATACACCTGATATAAATTATTCTCAAAGACTAGAGAGGCTAATAGAGCTTCTACGATCGCCAAAATCATCTCCTGAGTCTGATAGCGATCGCGAATTGGGGTTACGGATACGGTTACGACCCCTAGAATTGCCTCCTCTTCCACCCATAGAACAACCCGTACCTAAGTTTCAACCCATAGGCTATCTACAGGGCCGTGTCGGTTACTTCCAGACCACTAATATTTTTTCCTCAGATGATAATCCCATAGAAGATGGTTTAATTATTTCTGGACTGACCCTAACCTCTACATATTTACCTTTGGGACCTAAGACTTTTTTAAACGGCTCCATAGATGGCAATCTCATTCGTTATATAAATCAGTCACAATACCATTACAACCAGCTAAGATTCAATCTCAGTGTTTACCAGCAACTATCCCAGCGAATGTATGGAGAACTCAGTTGGAGCAATCAACAGCTATTTTATGCTAATAGCAGCGATCGCCTGGATAGCTTCAAAGCAGGCGATCGCTTTTTAAATGAGAATTCTCTACAACTATCTTTGGGACGGCGAGATCCATTAACTCCAAAATTAACGCTAGACACCTTGTATGAATTAAGTGTAAATTTTGCTGAACCCCAAAGTCGCGATCGGATAATCAATTCCTTTTGGGTGTCTCTGAACTACTACTTGCAAGAACCTCTCCAGGTTGGTATTGACTACCAAGTAAACTTCTCAGACTTTACACAGCGCGATCGAGAAGACCAATTCCATCGGATATTTGGGCACTTAAATTACCGAATATCTGATACCACATATATGAATGTACAGGCTGGAATGAGTTTAGGTAGTTCAACCGCCGAAAACATTGATTTTGATGGCTGGTTCTTCAGTATTAATTACTATTTGCAATTAGGTCAGTTTTGAAATTAGTCCTTTGTCCTTTGTCAAAAAACAATGACTAATGACTATAAATAAGAAATCCAATCACTCCAGCTACCAGCATAAAGTTTACCTTTGTTAATGCCAGCTAATTCTAAAGAAAGTAAATTGACGCAAGCAGTAACACCAGAACCGCAATAAACCAAGATTTCTTCGGCTGTTTCTAGCTGTTCCCACCGACAGCGTTGTTCCTCTTGAGGGAGTAGGTAGCCGGAAGAGTCTGTAACTTCTTGCCAAGGATAGTTGACTGCACCAGGAATATGTCCGGCAATTTTATCAATTGGCTCTCGTTCACCTCGATAGCGATCGCTTTCTCTCGAATCTACCAATACTACCTCGTGGTTATCTTTCCGGGTTTTCACCACATTAATATCCACCACTTTTTCTGGTTGCAATTCAGCTACAAACGTACCGATCTGAGGTTGAGGAACGACATCCGTAACCGGATAACCAGCTTTTTGCCATCCAGTAAAGCCTCCATCTAGTACCGCAACTTGTTCATGTCCGAGATAGCGTAACAGCCACCATAAACGAGATGCAAAAGCAAAACGCGAATCATCATAAGCTACCACCAGAGTTTTTTGGTAATTTACCCCAATTGCTGCAAATTTGTTAGCGATATCATTGGGTTCAGGTAAAGGATGTCTCCCGCCATGCTTACCCACTGGACTGGAAAGATCCTGATTTAAATCTAGGTAATATGACCCTTTAATATGGCTTGTTTGGTACTGTTGTTGTCCTAGTTGTGGATCGGCTAAAGAAAAGCGACAATCAACAATAACAACTTGCGGATCTTCTA
The Nostoc punctiforme PCC 73102 genome window above contains:
- a CDS encoding GNAT family N-acetyltransferase, with the translated sequence MNKINTKLALKYRSFHPYQQQPIDPACCEFQIRTATPTDLIGVSQIIAESFHSQKGMWGWAFPLLRLGIYEDLRHRMTSPLPRHICLVALEATSGAANNLVGSVELGVRYSDSWGQAGIGFPYLSNLAVHPKYRRHGVASGLLTSCEKVSREWGFQDLYLHVLENNHQARQLYFKVGYRVHKVESNWNTFLLGRSSQILLHKHLSANFSI
- a CDS encoding histidinol-phosphate transaminase, with the protein product MLPFIRSDLAQFTAYKPHPSSDTADSVSTQFDRLDTNESPYDLPPELKEKLAWTYQQVIETNRYPDGGHETLKDAIAEYVNESAAFPLSNTAANISVGNGSDELIRSLLIATCLGREGSILVANPTFSMYGILAQTLGIPVVTVGRDETNFEIDLKAAQSAIEQTQNPPIRVVFVVHPNSPTANSLTTAELAWLRSLSEHILVVIDEAYFEFSQTTLVGELAQRPNWVILRTFSKAFRLASLRVGYCVAHPEAIAILEKVRLPYNLPSFSIAAALVALQNRTLLLESIPQTLSERSKLIEILSQQPELQITASAANFIYLRLKPNGLNSQDAVLKTFHQKLRKLGTLVRHISGGLRITVGTIEENARTITRVQAAIADLEF
- a CDS encoding YqiA/YcfP family alpha/beta fold hydrolase; this encodes MQYIYLHGFASSPNSAKARDIGDRFFKIQTKLKIPDLNAGDFSQLTITRQIAQVAAEFSNDSTPVTLIGSSLGGLTAAHLGQQYLQVERLVLLAPAFGFLSHWLPKLGYEEVQRWQHEKYIMVYHYGEERSIPLSYDFVIDAAQYQEKFLQLSIPTLILHGKKDEVIPIEASRDFARCRSWVELVELDSDHALGDVMENIWQVIRLFCQLP
- the gor gene encoding glutathione-disulfide reductase, with the protein product MTFDYDLFVIGAGSGGLAASKRAASYGAKVAIAEYDLVGGTCVIRGCVPKKLMVYASHFPALFSEASGYGWKVGNAELDWEYFITSIDKEVRRLSQLHINFLEKAGVELFSGRATLLDSHTVEVDGRKVTADKILIAVGGRPIKPDLPGMEYGITSNEIFHLKEQPKHIVILGAGYIGTEFACIMRGLGSEVTQITRGDKILNGFDEDVRTEIEEGMTNHGIRLIKNNVVKTVERVAEGFKLTLSGEDQEPIIADVFLVATGRTPNVDGLGLENAGVDVVASSIEGPGYPTTSAIAVNEYSQTNQPNIFAVGDVTDRINLTPVAIGEGRAFADSEFGNNRREFSHKTVPTAIFSNPEAATVGLTEAEAREKLGDAVTIYRTRFRPMYYTLTGKQEKTMMKLVVDSNTEKVLGAHMVGDSSAEIIQGVAIAVKMGATKKDFDATVGIHPSSAEEFVTMR
- a CDS encoding FecR family protein, with the translated sequence MFYKSFPLLVIGLWGVIVLPLPNRVSAITPLTRAEIQDLRNIVQLIPKDKLKKRPARKLDAMTPGDGVATGRASLADLRFNDGSLARVGEQALFQFLPKTRDFKLSNGTVLLLIPPGRGQTRIQTPNAAAAIRGSALFVRYNQQTDTTIVGALTNSGIEVSNKEASETKVLEAGQMVIIVKGKFERLYDFDLRNFYETSQLVRELDLNRQSPVPTPDPAITSVQAETAAALKAQPPIKGEGVIENPSFVQLTPTPVTSTTTKPETSTTTKPETSTTTKPETSTTTKPETSTTTKPETSTTTKPETSTTTKPETSTTTKPETSTTTKPETSTTTKPETSTTTETAPVIPTQTTPVTPTQTAPVIPTQTAPVIPKETTPVTPTETTPLTPTQTAPVTPTETAPVTPTETTPVTPKETTPVTPTETTPVTPTETAPVTPTETAPVTPTETTPVTPTETTPVTPTETTPVTPTETTPVTPTGSPST
- a CDS encoding sulfurtransferase; translated protein: MPNNQFVISPAWLFEHLEDPQVVIVDCRFSLADPQLGQQQYQTSHIKGSYYLDLNQDLSSPVGKHGGRHPLPEPNDIANKFAAIGVNYQKTLVVAYDDSRFAFASRLWWLLRYLGHEQVAVLDGGFTGWQKAGYPVTDVVPQPQIGTFVAELQPEKVVDINVVKTRKDNHEVVLVDSRESDRYRGEREPIDKIAGHIPGAVNYPWQEVTDSSGYLLPQEEQRCRWEQLETAEEILVYCGSGVTACVNLLSLELAGINKGKLYAGSWSDWISYL